The sequence AGGTAGCAATAAATTCCGTCATTCAGCTTCACCTCTAATCGCGATCGTTTCAGCTAAATAACTGAGCAGATGTGCTTGGGTTACTTTACCGATTACTTGGTCGTTTTTATCTTTGATAAAAACCTCAGATTCTTTTGCTAATGCAAGGACCAATTGATCGATCGTATCGTTGTTTCTTAAAAAAGATCCTTGTACAGTACCGGCATTTGGTTTAATAGCTGACAAATAACCAATTTTAATTAGTTGTTCAATCGTTTGTGTCTCAACAGCTTCAATATTTCCGGATCTCAAAAAGTCTCGAACAAAGTCGTTTTTAGGATGGTTTCGAATCTCATCAGGTGTGCCGACTTGTACGATCTGTCCTTCATTCATCAAACAAATGCGATCGCCCAATGTTAATGCTTCTTGCATGTCATGCGTTACAAACACTACTGTTTTTTTCCATTTCTTTTGCAAATCGGCGACATCTTTTTGAAGATTATGCCGACTGATGGGATCCAATGCACTAAAAGGCTCATCCATTAAAATAATATCAGGATCGGCTGCTAATGCCCGGACTACGCCAATGCGTTGTTGTTCCCCACCGGATAACTCGGATATCTTACGCTGTCGGTAATCGTCTTCGTCTAACCCAATGCTTTCAAGCAGTTCCGTCACACGATCATGCATTTGTTCTTTGCTCCACTTTTTCATCTCTGGTACGACCGTTATATTTTCTTCGACCGTCATATTTGGAAATAAGGCAATTTGCTGTAAAACGTATCCCATATTCCAACGCAATTCTTGGATATTGTAATTGCTGATGGGTTTGTTGTCCACATAAATATACCCAGTCGTTAACGTGATCAACCGGTTGATCATTTTTAACGTCGTGGTCTTGCCGCAGCCGCTGGGACCAATCAGCACAAAAAACTCGCCGTCTCTTATTTCTAAATTCAGGTTTGATACGACCGGTTGACCCGGTGTATAGGCTTTCGATACATCTTTAAACTCAATCATATTCATTCTCCTAATGCCGCGTATTTTTCTGAATGACTAACTCATTCCGTCCCAAACATATCCTTTGTTCGGCAGTTTATAGTCTTTAAGCAATTCAGTTGAAGTAAAAACAACCCCATGCAAAGCACCGCCATAAACGGCGCCGCCGTCAATTCCAATTTTGCCGTCTTGCATCCACAAATCAGTCGTTTGGTTGTCTCCATAAAGAGCTGGTGTAACAGTGTGCCCAAAAACAATTATTTTTCCTGTCTTATTTTTCAGCCGATGAAACGGTTCACGAATCCACACAAAATCTTTTGCAGAAGTATCTTTCCAATCTTTTTTAGTTAAATCAACGCCTGCATGAACAAAAAGGTAATCGCCCCATTCATAATACAATGGCAAGCTTTCTAAAAATGATTTTAATTCCGGATAGCGGCTGTTGATCATCATGACCATTTCCGTTGGAGAATATTCTTCATCCAATCCTGGATGCAGCAAAGTTTCTAGTGTATGCATTCCTCCATTTAAACGGTAAAGAGCATAATTTTCTTCGGGTTCTTTCAAGAAATTTAACAACATTTCTTCGTGATTGCCTCTTAAACAGATAGCACCTTTTTGCTCGATCAGTTCTTTAGCCAATAAGAAACAAGCTTTTGGGTTTTCTCCACGATCACCTAAATCTCCAATGAAAAGCAATTGCTGAGAAGATTCATTCCAATGGGTCAACATCTCTTTAAAAAGGGTGATTTGACCATGGATGTCTCCGATCACAAACAACTCCGATTTCATAAGAATCCTCCTCATTATCTCTCTTTTTTTGTCTGATAACCTTTTGATTCATTTGCTCTTACTATACACTTTATTTTGAAAATATTTGAGTCATTTGCTCACTCTATTTTTATTTTGAAAGCTTTTGCTTCTATAAAGCTCTCCACTAGACGTTGAAAAACAAAACCGCTATACTAAACAGGTGACAATCTGTCACAATCTTACGCGAGAGGTTATTTTCTCGTTAGATGAATTCAGAAAGGATGCGTTAACTTATGAACACAAAGAAAATAATCGGCCTGCTTGCTGCTGTAGTTGTTGTCGTTTTTATTGGATACACCGTCTATAGCTCTTCTAATAAGGAAGAAACACTTTCCGTCAGAACCGATGAAGCAACAGAAGAAACAATTGTCGAAACTCTTACGACTACCGGAATATTGGAAGCAGATAAAACACAAGACGTTTACGGCCAAGGAGTCGTTTCTGAACTTGATGTCGCTGTAGGCGATCAAGTTGAAGAAGATGACCGTTTGGTTCTGTATCAAGACGGTACTGCTCAAACAGCTCACTTTGATGGAACCGTGACAGCCGTCACCATCACACCGGACGAAGTTGATTTAAGCTCACAAACCGGAGAAGCCGCCATTACAGTAGCTGACTTGTCCCATTTGAAAGTGGGCATTCAGTTGACTAAATCAGATGCTCCTATTGTTAAAGAAGGTCAATCGGTTACCTTGACAAATGGATCAAAAACATTTGACGGAACAGTGGCTCATATTGATCCGATTGCTACAACAACAACGGCTCAAACTGGGAATACAACAGCCTTAGCTGCTACGGTTGAATTTGATACTCCGCCCGAAGGTCTATATGCAGGGTTTGATATTGATGTAGCCATTACGACCAATACCGCTGAACAGGCAATTTCTTTGCCGATTGAAGCTTTGCTTTACAATGAAGAAAATCAACCCTTTGTTTATACGGTTGAAAACGGCAAAGCTCATGCACAAACAATTGAAACCGGCATTCAATCGGATTCAGCAGTTGAGGTAAAAGAAGGTTTGTCAGCAGGCCAAACGGTCATTTTATCACCAGATGAAAAAGTGAAAAATGGCGTTGCAGTAACGGCGAAATAGAAAGGCGGCAAAAAGATGATTGAATTAAACCATATCGTCAAAACGTATCAAACAGGTGACGAAACACTTATCGCATTAAATGATATCTCTTTAAAAATCGAAAAAGGCGAATTCACAGCTATCATGGGACCCAGCGGTTCGGGTAAATCCACAATGATGAATATTCTTGGGCTGCTGGATCGTTTCGATTCCGGGACATACCAGTTGAATGGAAAAGATGTCAGTGATTTACGAGACAATGAAAGTGCTCGTGTCCGCAACAAAGAAATCGGTTTTGTTTTTCAGTCTTTCAATCTAATGCCCCGCATGACGATTTTAGAAAACGTTGAATTGCCGATGGTTTATGCTGGTGTCCCAGCAAAAGAACGGAAAAAACGCGCTTTGAAAGCTTTAGAACGCGTGGGACTAGGCGACCGCGTCAAACACAAACCGAATGAAATTTCAGGAGGACAGAAACAGCGCGTGGCCATTGCCCGAGCTATTGTTAATAACCCTTCTGTTTTAATGGCCGATGAGCCAACAGGCAACTTGGATTCTAAAACGACCATCGACATTTTGCGTATTTTCCAAGAACTTAACGCGGAAGGCACAACGATCGTCATGGTAACTCATGAACCAGAAGTCGCTATCTATACGAAACGCATCGTTTCATTTTTTGATGGTTCGCTTCAAGATGACCGTCTTCAAAAACCAGAAATCTTGTAGAAAGGAGCTAAGACTTTGAATATTAAAGAAAATTTTAAGATGGCGATCGACAGTATTTTTGCGAATAAAATGCGGTCATTTCTTACGATGTTGGGAATCATTATCGGGATCGCTGCAGTAATTGCCATTTTAGCAGTCGGCAACGGTGCGACATCTGAAATCACCGGAACGTTTGATGATTTAGGCGCTTCTACCATCTCAGTCACTTTGAGCGAAGAA is a genomic window of Carnobacterium sp. CP1 containing:
- a CDS encoding metallophosphoesterase family protein; translation: MKSELFVIGDIHGQITLFKEMLTHWNESSQQLLFIGDLGDRGENPKACFLLAKELIEQKGAICLRGNHEEMLLNFLKEPEENYALYRLNGGMHTLETLLHPGLDEEYSPTEMVMMINSRYPELKSFLESLPLYYEWGDYLFVHAGVDLTKKDWKDTSAKDFVWIREPFHRLKNKTGKIIVFGHTVTPALYGDNQTTDLWMQDGKIGIDGGAVYGGALHGVVFTSTELLKDYKLPNKGYVWDGMS
- a CDS encoding ABC transporter ATP-binding protein, translated to MIEFKDVSKAYTPGQPVVSNLNLEIRDGEFFVLIGPSGCGKTTTLKMINRLITLTTGYIYVDNKPISNYNIQELRWNMGYVLQQIALFPNMTVEENITVVPEMKKWSKEQMHDRVTELLESIGLDEDDYRQRKISELSGGEQQRIGVVRALAADPDIILMDEPFSALDPISRHNLQKDVADLQKKWKKTVVFVTHDMQEALTLGDRICLMNEGQIVQVGTPDEIRNHPKNDFVRDFLRSGNIEAVETQTIEQLIKIGYLSAIKPNAGTVQGSFLRNNDTIDQLVLALAKESEVFIKDKNDQVIGKVTQAHLLSYLAETIAIRGEAE
- a CDS encoding efflux RND transporter periplasmic adaptor subunit, which produces MNTKKIIGLLAAVVVVVFIGYTVYSSSNKEETLSVRTDEATEETIVETLTTTGILEADKTQDVYGQGVVSELDVAVGDQVEEDDRLVLYQDGTAQTAHFDGTVTAVTITPDEVDLSSQTGEAAITVADLSHLKVGIQLTKSDAPIVKEGQSVTLTNGSKTFDGTVAHIDPIATTTTAQTGNTTALAATVEFDTPPEGLYAGFDIDVAITTNTAEQAISLPIEALLYNEENQPFVYTVENGKAHAQTIETGIQSDSAVEVKEGLSAGQTVILSPDEKVKNGVAVTAK
- a CDS encoding ABC transporter ATP-binding protein — translated: MIELNHIVKTYQTGDETLIALNDISLKIEKGEFTAIMGPSGSGKSTMMNILGLLDRFDSGTYQLNGKDVSDLRDNESARVRNKEIGFVFQSFNLMPRMTILENVELPMVYAGVPAKERKKRALKALERVGLGDRVKHKPNEISGGQKQRVAIARAIVNNPSVLMADEPTGNLDSKTTIDILRIFQELNAEGTTIVMVTHEPEVAIYTKRIVSFFDGSLQDDRLQKPEIL